One Lysinibacillus sp. OF-1 DNA segment encodes these proteins:
- a CDS encoding Cj0069 family protein, producing MDKKVIFFEVEGGTDKGPDGYRPDTLPMVDALKERGQDAEVLFFDVTKKQQIFDYVKEHGVAYVSRINPGNLQHEEAYFTMLRELCQAGIIGMPHPDAMISYGSKDALSKLTSTNLVPDDTYAYYTIEAFKTQFPISLASTERVLKQNRGSTGEGIWRVQLVNPLAKGITEVPLNAQIKCTEAKDNHVEYWQLGEFMTFCKQYITGMNGMLIDMRFLPRITEGEIRLFMLRNRPIYVVHKKPADTEDAFSATLFSGAQYRYDQPADWQELVQNFLAQLPQVTNLLGNYDLPLIWTADFMLDTNEAGEDGYILGEMNCSCVGFTSELSLAHEVAEEIIACIHEHQAALMVP from the coding sequence ATGGATAAAAAAGTTATTTTTTTCGAGGTTGAGGGTGGCACAGATAAAGGACCCGACGGCTATCGCCCAGACACCCTACCGATGGTGGATGCCCTAAAGGAACGTGGGCAAGATGCAGAGGTGCTATTTTTTGATGTCACAAAAAAACAGCAAATCTTTGACTATGTGAAGGAACATGGTGTTGCCTATGTATCGCGTATAAACCCTGGTAACTTACAGCATGAGGAAGCGTATTTTACCATGCTACGAGAGCTGTGCCAGGCTGGAATTATCGGAATGCCACATCCTGATGCGATGATTAGCTACGGCTCGAAAGATGCTCTATCAAAGCTTACATCAACGAATTTAGTACCTGATGATACATATGCCTACTACACTATAGAAGCATTCAAAACGCAATTCCCTATCTCCTTAGCTTCGACAGAACGTGTTCTGAAGCAAAATCGTGGTTCAACTGGTGAAGGTATTTGGCGTGTACAATTGGTGAATCCGCTTGCCAAGGGCATCACTGAAGTGCCACTTAATGCACAAATCAAATGTACAGAAGCGAAAGATAATCATGTTGAATATTGGCAGCTTGGCGAGTTCATGACATTTTGTAAGCAGTATATTACAGGGATGAATGGTATGTTAATCGATATGCGATTTCTTCCGCGAATTACAGAAGGTGAAATTCGCTTATTCATGTTAAGAAACCGTCCTATTTATGTAGTACATAAAAAACCGGCAGATACTGAGGATGCCTTTAGCGCCACACTTTTCTCAGGTGCCCAATATCGCTATGACCAGCCTGCAGATTGGCAAGAGCTCGTACAAAATTTTTTAGCACAACTCCCACAAGTGACGAACCTATTAGGCAATTATGATTTACCATTGATTTGGACGGCTGACTTTATGTTAGATACGAATGAGGCTGGAGAAGATGGTTATATTTTAGGTGAAATGAATTGCTCCTGTGTGGGCTTTACT